Proteins from one Fragaria vesca subsp. vesca linkage group LG6, FraVesHawaii_1.0, whole genome shotgun sequence genomic window:
- the LOC101314865 gene encoding hydrophobic protein RCI2A-like: MPSEGTANFIDIIIAILLPPLGVFLKFGCHVEFWICLLLTIFGYIPGIIYAIYVITK; the protein is encoded by the exons ATGCCGAGTGAAGGAACAGCCAACTTCATCGATATCATCATCGCCATCCTCTTGCCTCCTCTCGGGGTCTTCCTCAAGTTTGGCTGCCAT GTGGAGTTCTGGATCTGTCTGTTGCTGACCATTTTCGGTTACATCCCTGGGATTATCTATGCCATCTATGTCATCACCAAGTGA
- the LOC101314290 gene encoding transcription factor PIF3-like, which yields MPLSELLSRGRSDSNQDFEPLSDLVELVWENGQIMMQSQSNRARKSPTFNSLPSHTPRNRDRDLGNGSNGKMGKFGSVNSVIDEIPLSVPSGEMGLSDDDDMLPWLNYALDQPLQHEYSHDFMPEISDVTANEISTNGNLTPIDKRSSSSQMYRESNTNSTPGLEQRNVSKLSSVSAAEASRPRTSTTHLYQMSSQQPQASIPSLRSIASDMVGGNTSSAAHHAVCKNSIQASPAGGFPGIPMQKQNPPTSSNNNSTIVNFSHFSRSSLLRVEKIKNKDKVSAATSSNPPESILIESSCGLMKESTSQCQDVMAPSSVDMKPTASKPLEEPHTTKQSEAAAYQEDPSKNDDRNSNHIPCESAIRPLPDVEKTTEPVVDSSVCSVNSVEKASDDPTRVLKRKSRDTDDSECHSEDVEEESVGVKKKVAHGRGTGSKRSRAAEVHNLSERRRRDRINEKMRALQELIPNCNKVDKASMLDEAIEYLKTLQLQVQIMSMGAGLYMPQMMLPPGMQHMHAPHMAHFSHMGMGMGMGMGLGMGFGMGLPDMNGGSSGYPMLQVPPMQGAHFPGSPMSGHTAFNGMIGSNLQMFGLPGQGVSMPMQRPPLVPISGGSFMKSAIGPNACGAGGPVENMEPAPGTSSKDSVQNMNSQIMQNINTSSSMNQTSNQATNEGFGQSALVQKNVQALDVSTSRANRSTNGKDHVLSRPASYE from the exons ATGCCTTTATCAGAGCTATTATCCAGAGGGAGAAGTGATTCGAATCAAGATTTCGA ACCTTTGAGTGATTTGGTTGAACTGGTATGGGAAAATGGGCAGATTATGATGCAAAGTCAGTCCAATAGAGCTAGAAAGAGTCCAACTTTTAACAGCTTACCATCTCACACTCCCAGGAATCGAGATAGAGATTTAGGAAATGGAAGCAATGGGAAGATGGGGAAATTCGGGTCAGTGAACTCTGTGATTGATGAAATTCCATTGTCGGTGCCATCTGGTGAAATGGGTTTGAGTGATGATGATGACATGTTGCCTTGGTTGAACTATGCCCTTGATCAACCTTTACAACATGAATATAGCCATGATTTTATGCCTGAAATATCTGATGTCACTGCAAATGAGATTTCCACCAATGGAAATCTCACGCCAATCGACAAAAGGAGTAGCTCTAGTCAGATGTATAGGGAGTCCAACACCAATTCTACTCCTGGTTTGGAACAAAGGAATGTGTCGAAGCTTTCTTCAGTAAGTGCTGCTGAGGCTAGCAGACCTAGAACTAGTACTACTCACTTATACCAGATGTCATCACAGCAACCCCAAGCATCAATTCCATCTCTTAGATCAATAGCTTCGGATATGGTTGGTGGTAACACAAGTAGTGCCGCCCATCATGCTGTTTGCAAGAATTCAATTCAGGCTTCACCTGCAGGTGGTTTTCCTGGCATACCAATGCAGAAGCAAAATCCACCAACTTCTAGTAACAATAATTCAACCATAGTGAACTTTTCTCATTTCTCACGATCGAGTTTACTAAGGGTGGAAAAGATTAAAAATAAGGATAAGGTTTCAGCTGCAACCAGTAGCAATCCTCCTGAGTCGATACTAATCGAGTCAAGCTGTGGTTTAATGAAGGAGTCAACTTCACAGTGCCAAGATGTTATGGCACCCTCCAGTGTTGATATGAAACCAACTGCATCTAAGCCGCTTGAGGAACCACATACTACTAAACAGTCAGAGGCTGCTGCATATCAAGAGGATCCCTCTAAGAATGATGACAGAAACTCCAATCATATTCCTTGTGAAAGTGCAATTAGGCCACTTCCAGATGTTGAAAAAACTACGGAGCCTGTGGTTGATTCTTCTGTTTGCTCAGTCAATAGTGTGGAGAAAGCTTCAGATGATCCAACTCGTGTGTTGAAGAGAAAATCTCGTGATACTGATGACTCTGAATGCCATAGTGAA GATGTAGAGGAAGAGTCTGTTGGCGTGAAAAAAAAGGTAGCTCATGGTCGAGGTACGGGTTCCAAGAGAAGCAGAGCAGCAGAAGTGCATAACTTATCAGAAAGG AGGCGAAGGGATAGAATCAATGAAAAGATGCGTGCGCTTCAAGAACTCATACCTAATTGCAATAAG GTGGACAAAGCTTCAATGCTCGATGAGGCTATTGAGTATCTGAAGACGCTTCAACTCCAAGTACAG ATTATGTCAATGGGAGCTGGTTTGTATATGCCACAAATGATGTTACCACCAGGAATGCAACATATGCATGCACCCCATATGGCTCATTTCTCGCACATGGGTATGGGAATGGGAATGGGAATGGGTTTGGGCATGGGTTTTGGGATGGGTTTGCCTGACATGAATGGTGGATCTTCTGGTTACCCTATGCTTCAGGTGCCCCCTATGCAAGGTGCCCATTTTCCTGGTTCACCAATGTCGGGGCATACTGCGTTCAATGGGATGATAGGATCTAATCTACAGATGTTTGGGCTTCCTGGTCAAGGAGTTTCTATGCCAATGCAACGCCCACCCTTAGTTCCCATATCAGGAGGGTCCTTTATGAAGTCAGCTATAGGACCTAATGCTTGTGGTGCAGGAGGTCCTGTAGAAAATATGGAACCTGCTCCAGGTACTAGTTCAAAGGATTCAGTGCAGAACATGAATTCTCAAATTATGCAAAATATCAACACCAGTAGTTCCATGAATCAGACTTCTAATCAG GCAACAAATGAGGGATTTGGACAGTCTGCATTGGTGCAAAAAAATGTTCAAGCGTTGGATGTTAGTACCAGCAGAGCTAACAGATCTACTAACGGAAAAGACCATGTGCTTAGTAGACCAGCTA GTTATGAGTAA
- the LOC101313999 gene encoding uncharacterized protein LOC101313999, whose amino-acid sequence MATETVAPVPPVPTTDDERVEKKVSEEKKADEECGVPLTKESGKEILKTDDSLCLETPAVDHEKIEPPVVEAEKIVDAPVSSIPVLDETKVGNDPIPDIQEQVVEAEKNAVAAVSDVPLVEESKVECDPIPDIPEQVVDPVKIPEEVESSTESVVREAPKEPAIEIIEEGQVEQTKIVDAPQSSFEAIEKIEEPLHIATDKESVETVLTEIKESELESLEVQKPELAAAEVEEKPGEPCEVTQEVETKLEEVELEKNMQDETVKDGGSAADMVEPIPFSEEGKSETENTPSVEVEEAPEQPKVKEDDVEPEKCLEDDIVKDEGSSANKVEASTIPEEGQTDKDYKPSQVKSPEEVYLKGNGADSSLPDATEAVASQDQKKEVTEVDVVEKIQEEAAVEIEKVGGEILEANETEKDIVVSTESIKEEEKAELNGIEVVEKPAEEASVKLATAGEENVETLEIEEKEKSNVATEESTQPIELDEKKELSGLVGVERLAEEESVKLETVGEEKVETLEIEDKEKSNVVTEESTQTIELDEKKELSGLDVVEKLTEEAAVEVEKVGEKNVETEDGKSVITEDTIQPILEDEKKDLSDADVIEKSADETDVKLKEVGEENVVKIAETKVSEKKDEIIEDSSQSILVDQKKESNGVDEVEKLAEDAIVESEKVGEAIETKNVQSEDSDSKPVLEEVFTQQDKADVNSYIVTPSEVIDKSYEEAGKDVEPVAETEKAEHIKDETSGTIETKKEDNVEEKQDEVTTLVTEPLGESKPSEPEVKGDEPVTLEKTTEDVAKSDRNVELPAKDGDDTKSSEDLPKEVPAKTSQKQSTTILSKVKHTLVKAKRVITGKSPSSKTPASETKDDIKVK is encoded by the exons ATGGCTACTGAAACTGTTGCACCAGTACCTCCGGTTCCTACTACTGATGATGAG CGAGTTGAAAAGAAGGTTAGTGAAGAGAAAAAGGCTGATGAAGAATGTGGTGTTCCTTTAACCAAAGAGAGCGGAAAAGAAATACTTAAAACTGATGATTCACTATGTCTAGAAACACCAGCTGTCGATCATGAGAAGATCGAACCTCCTGTGGTTGAGGCTGAGAAGATTGTTGATGCTCCTGTCTCAAGTATTCCAGTTCTAGATGAGACTAAGGTTGGAAATGACCCCATTCCTGATATTCAAGAGCAAGTGGTTGAGGCTGAGAAGAATGCTGTTGCTGCTGTCTCAGATGTTCCACTTGTAGAAGAATCAAAGGTGGAATGTGACCCCATTCCTGATATTCCAGAGCAAGTAGTTGATCCTGTGAAGATCCCGGAAGAGGTTGAGAGTTCAACCGAGTCCGTAGTAAGAGAAGCACCAAAAGAACCAGCTATAGAAATCATTGAAGAAGGGCAAGTAGAACAAACAAAGATAGTTGATGCTCCTCAATCATCGTTTGAGGCTATCGAGAAAATAGAGGAACCATTGCACATTGCTACTGACAAAGAGTCAGTGGAAACAGTCCTAACAGAGATTAAAGAGTCAGAACTGGAGTCTTTGGAAGTACAGAAGCCAGAACTTGCTGCTGCTGAAGTGGAGGAAAAGCCAGGAGAGCCATGTGAAGTTACTCAAGAAGTTGAGACAAAGCTTGAGGAGGTTGAACTTGAGAAAAATATGCAGGATGAAACTGTGAAAGATGGAGGGTCTGCAGCTGATATGGTTGAGCCTATCCCATTCTCGGAGGAAGGGAAAAGTGAAACAGAGAACACACCTAGTGTAGAAGTGGAGGAAGCACCAGAGCAACCTAAAGTTAAAGAAGATGATGTTGAACCTGAAAAATGTCTGGAGGATGATATTGTGAAAGATGAAGGGTCTTCAGCTAACAAAGTCGAAGCTTCGACAATACCAGAGGAGGGGCAAACTGATAAAGACTACAAACCTAGTCAAGTTAAAAGTCCAGAAGAGGTTTACCTTAAGGGAAATGGAGCAGATTCTTCTCTACCTGACGCCACAGAGGCAGTTGCTTCTCAGGACCAAAAGAAGGAAGTAACTGAGGTTGATGTGGTTGAGAAGATACAAGAAGAGGCAGCAGTGGAGATCGAAAAAGTTGGAGGAGAGATTCTGGAAGCTAACGAAACTGAAAAGGACATTGTTGTATCAACAGAATCAATTAAAGAGGAAGAAAAGGCAGAACTAAATGGGATTGAGGTAGTTGAGAAACCAGCAGAAGAGGCATCAGTAAAGTTGGCAACAGCAGGAGAAGAAAATGTGGAGACTCTGGAAATTGAAGAGAAGGAAAAGAGTAATGTGGCAACTGAGGAATCAACTCAACCAATTGAATTAGATGAAAAGAAAGAACTAAGTGGACTTGTTGGGGTTGAAAGGCTTGCAGAAGAGGAATCAGTAAAGTTGGAAACTGTTGGAGAAGAAAAGGTGGAAACTCTGGAGATTGAAGATAAGGAAAAGAGTAATGTGGTAACTGAGGAATCAACTCAAACAATTGAATTAGACGAAAAGAAAGAACTTAGTGGACTTGATGTGGTTGAGAAGCTCACAGAAGAGGCAGCAGTGGAAGTCGAAAAGGTTGGAGAAAAGAACGTGGAAACTGAAGATGGAAAGAGTGTGATAACTGAGGATACAATTCAACCAATTTTAGAGGATGAAAAGAAAGATTTAAGTGATGCTGATGTGATTGAGAAATCAGCAGATGAGACAGATGTGAAGTTGAAAGAGGTTGGAGAAGAGAATGTGGTTAAGATTGCTGAAACCAAAGTAAGTGAAAAGAAAGATGAGATAATTGAGGATTCAAGTCAATCAATTTTGGTGGATCAAAAGAAAGAATCAAATGGGGTTGATGAGGTTGAGAAGCTAGCAGAAGATGCAATAGTAGAATCTGAAAAGGTTGGAGAAGCGATTGAAACAAAGAATGTTCAATCTGAAGACAGTGATAGCAAACCTGTGCTTGAGGAGGTTTTTACTCAACAAGATAAAGCAGATGTCAACAGCTACATTGTTACTCCATCTGAAGTAATAGACAAATCATATGAGGAAGCTGGGAAAGATGTTGAACCTGTGGCAGAAACGGAAAAGGCAGAACACATAAAAGATGAGACATCAGGTACAATTGAAACCAAGAAAGAAGATAATGTAGAAGAGAAGCAGGATGAAGTCACTACATTGGTTACAGAACCACTTGGAGAATCCAAGCCATCTGAGCCAGAAGTGAAAGGTGATGAACCTGTTACATTGGAGAAAACCACAGAGGATGTTGCAAAATCTGATCGAAATGTAGAGCTTCCAGCAAAGGATGGTGATGACACAAAGAGCTCCGAAGACCTGCCCAAAGAAGTTCCAGCTAAGACCTCTCAGAAACAATCAACTACCATTTTATCAAAGGTCAAGCATACACTTGTGAAGGCAAAGAGAGTTATTACCGGGAAATCTCCAAGCTCGAAAACCCCTGCCTCTGAAACCAAGGATGATATTAAAGTCAAATAG
- the LOC101313714 gene encoding transcription factor MYB29-like, whose amino-acid sequence MGRHSCCYKQKLRKGLWSPEEDEKLLNYITKHGHGCWSSVPKLAGLQRCGKSCRLRWINYLRPDLKRGPFSQQEENLIIELHAVLGNRWSQIAAQLPGRTDNEIKNLWNSCIKKKLRQRGIDPNTHKPISSETEQTDHSKEISQLSSPTNYKGNEQQKASVGSNELNLVEAVANSKQVEHHRYPVEVSSSSKVISNSNNTQDFFIDRAACTSHEGSTTTNCRPSDFVGYFSFHHHHQFGSSSSETMGLNAVNPNQTFSFLNQNSRSNSDPQMVSEFSTSMTTPPSLLPSMSSSSLFGTRVKPSISLPSDNSSTVSWDQSSAGYSNNGGFDNTAAAFSWGLLPEVPVKSDDVEEINKWSEYIHSPFLMGANTMQNINQSSQYNSTEIKPETQYFMTSNGASSASAATTSWPHHHQQANNLQPSSEMYTKDLQRLAVAFGQTL is encoded by the exons ATGGGGAGGCATTCTTGTTGCTACAAGCAGAAGCTTAGGAAAGGCCTCTGGTCTCCTGAAGAAGATGAGAAGCTTCTCAATTACATCACTAAGCATGGCCATGGCTGTTGGAGCTCAGTCCCTAAGCTTGCAG GCCTACAAAGATGTGGGAAGAGCTGCAGGTTGAGGTGGATAAACTACCTGAGGCCTGATTTGAAGAGAGGTCCATTCTCACAGCAAGAAGAGAATTTGATAATAGAGCTTCATGCAGTTCTGGGAAACAG GTGGTCTCAGATTGCAGCTCAATTACCAGGAAGGACAGACAATGAGATCAAGAATCTATGGAATTCCTGCATTAAGAAGAAGCTGAGGCAAAGAGGCATTGACCCCAACACTCACAAACCAATCTCATCAGAAACTGAACAAACTGATCACAGCAAAGAGATAAGCCAGCTCTCCTCTCCAACAAACTACAAAGGCAATGAGCAGCAAAAAGCCTCTGTGGGATCCAATGAACTCAATCTGGTTGAGGCTGTAGCGAATTCCAAGCAAGTCGAACACCACAGGTACCCAGTTGAGGTCTCTTCTTCCAGTAAAGTTATCAGCAACAGCAACAACACCCAAGACTTCTTCATAGACAGAGCTGCTTGTACCTCGCATGAAGGCTCCACCACCACCAATTGCAGGCCTTCTGATTTTGTGGGGTATTTCTCTTTCCATCATCACCACCAGTTCGGGTCATCATCTTCAGAGACCATGGGGCTCAATGCAGTAAATCCAAACCAAACTTTCAGCTTCCTCAATCAAAACTCCAGGTCCAACTCTGATCCTCAAATGGTGTCCGAGTTCAGCACCAGCATGACTACACCACCGTCACTTCTGCCCTCCATGTCAAGTAGCTCACTTTTCGGCACACGTGTGAAGCCTTCCATTAGTCTTCCCTCTGATAATTCTTCCACTGTCTCATGGGACCAGTCCAGTGCCGGCTACAGTAACAATGGCGGGTTCGACAACACTGCAGCCGCTTTCTCTTGGGGGCTACTGCCAGAAGTGCCTGTGAAATCCGACGACGTAGAAGAGATTAACAAATGGTCTGAGTATATCCACAGTCCATTTCTGATGGGAGCAAACACTATGCAGAATATAAATCAATCCTCCCAGTATAACAGTACTGAAATCAAACCAGAAACACAGTACTTCATGACCAGCAATGGAGCAAGTAGTGCTAGTGCAGCCACCACGAGTTGGCCTCATCATCATCAGCAAGCCAATAACTTACAACCTTCTTCAGAAATGTACACAAAGGATCTTCAGAGACTCGCAGTAGCTTTTGGACAGACCCTTTAA
- the LOC101296131 gene encoding putative ribonuclease H protein At1g65750-like, protein MAWIRQISLFAPGHYKGVLDARLLAFLGVAPKGGKAPRIQHVLWQPPFFPWIKVNTDGLAKGNPSPAACGGVFRDASGGFLGSFCQSLGWKTSFYSELYAVILAIEIAHDKGWVYLWLESDSVSVVACFSSKSFSPPWNLRVRWNNCLSIIRQMNFRCSHIFREGNMVADKMANLGLSNASFTWYDNPPTELHGFLQADYLGIPNYRFS, encoded by the coding sequence ATGGCATGGATTCGTCAAATTAGCCTTTTTGCTCCTGGTCACTATAAGGGTGTTCTTGATGCCCGTTTATTGGCCTTTCTTGGAGTTGCTCCTAAAGGTGGTAAGGCTCCCAGAATTCAACATGTCTTATGGCAGCCTCCGTTTTTTCCTTGGATCAAAGTTAACACAGACGGTTTAGCAAAAGGCAATCCAAGTCCAGCAGCTTGTGGGGGTGTGTTTCGTGATGCCTCAGGTGGGTTTTTAGGGAGTTTTTGTCAGTCGCTTGGATGGAAGACTTCATTTTATTCTGAACTTTATGCTGTTATCTTGGCAATTGAAATTGCTCATGATAAAGGGTGGGTCTACTTATGGTTAGAAAGTGACTCTGTTAGTGTGGTAGCTTGCTTCTCTTCCAAGTCTTTTTCTCCTCCGTGGAACTTAAGAGTTCGTTGGAATAACTGTCTTTCGATAATTCGTCAAATGAACTTCCGTTGCAGTCATATTTTTAGAGAAGGAAATATGGTGGCTGACAAGATGGCAAACTTGGGGTTGTCAAATGCTTCATTTACTTGGTATGATAATCCTCCTACTGAGCTTCATGGTTTCTTGCAAGCGGATTATTTGGGTATCCCTAATTATCGGTTTTCATAG
- the LOC101314579 gene encoding hydrophobic protein RCI2A-like, with amino-acid sequence MGAATCVDIIIAILLPPLGVFLRFGCGVEFWICLILTLCGYLPGIIYAIWAITK; translated from the exons ATGGGTGCAGCAACCTGCGTCGACATCATCATCGCCATCCTCTTGCCTCCTCTTGGGGTCTTCCTCAGGTTTGGCTGCGGG GTGGAGTTCTGGATCTGTTTGATTTTGACTCTTTGTGGTTACCTTCCTGGGATCATCTATGCTATCTGGGCCATCACCAAGTGA